The following proteins are encoded in a genomic region of Vanessa cardui chromosome W, ilVanCard2.1, whole genome shotgun sequence:
- the LOC124542542 gene encoding uncharacterized protein LOC124542542: MANLPEPRVTPSRAFTHTGVDFTGQVELKANKGRGIKTTRGYIAVFVCFSTKAIHLELVSDLSTPSFLAAFKRIQRSVASNNDFLSEVAEMGVTWHFNTPAWPSAGGLWEAAVKSTKHHLKRVLGEQKLTFEEFTTLLNQIEACLNFRPLCALTENKDDSFLTPGHFLVGGPLLSPPLTDFDERCIKTRWQLTEKIHRDFWRKWSSDYLQHLQIRSKWKHPQENMKVNDIVLIKEENLPPTKWAMGRVIDVHPGTDGHIRVVTLRTKSGEIKRPIIKLVPLPVNNEHDFSKITLENDEPKKNDTSTPHCEKIEVCQLH, encoded by the exons ATGGCTAACCTACCCGAGCCCAGAGTGACGCCGTCCCGAGCTTTCACGCACACAGGGGTTGATTTCACCGGCCAAGTGGAATTGAAAGCGAATAAGGGACGAGGAATAAAAACCACTCGTGGTTATATCGCTGTGTTTGTTTGCTTCTCTACCAAGGCAATACATCTCGAGCTTGTCTCTGACCTGAGCACACCGTCGTTCCTAGCAGCCTTCAAAC gaatacaaAGAAGTGTTGCAAGCAACAATGACTTTCTATCTGAAGTTGCCGAGATGGGTGTCACTTGGCACTTTAATACACCCGCATGGCCAAGCGCTGGCGGATTGTGGGAAGCGGCGGTAAAAAGTACTAAACACCATCTTAAACGAGTTTTGGGAGAGCAAAAACTGACGTTTGAGGAGTTTACAACGTTACTCAATCAAATAGAAGCGTGTCTGAACTTTCGGCCGTTGTGTGCACTGACGGAGAACAAGGACGACAGCTTTTTAACTCCAGGACATTTCTTAGTAGGAGGACCACTTTTATCCCCGCCGCTGACTGACTTTGACGAACGTTGTATCAAGACGAGATGGCAGCTCACTGAGAAAATACATCGTGACTTTTGGCGAAAATGGTCGTCCGACTATTTACAACACCTACAAATTCGTTCGAAATGGAAGCATCCTCAAGAAAATATGAAGGTTAATGACATTGTTCTCATCAAAGAAGAGAACCTGCCACCGACGAAATGGGCTATGGGTCGAGTGATTGACGTTCATCCAGGAACGGATGGGCACATCAGAGTCGTGACGCTACGTACGAAGAGTGGAGAAATAAAACGACCCATAATCAAGTTGGTTCCACTTCCGGTAAACAATGAACATGACTTCTCAAAAATCACTTTGGAAAATGACGAACCGAAGAAAAATGACACCTCGACACCACATTGCGAAAAAATCGAGGTCTGCCAACTACACTGA
- the LOC124542541 gene encoding uncharacterized protein LOC124542541: MGVTWHFNTPAWPSAGGLWEAAVKSTKHHLKRVLGEQKLTFEEFTTLLNQIEACLNFRPLCALTENKDDSFLTPGHFLVGGPLLSPPLTDFDERCIKTRWQLTEKIHRDFWRKWSSDYLQHLQIRSKWKHPQENMKVNDIVLIKEENLPPTKWAMGRVIDVHPGTDGHIRVVTLRTKSGEIKRPIIKLVPLPVNNEHDFSKITLENDEPKKNDTSTPHCEKIEVCQLH; encoded by the coding sequence ATGGGTGTCACTTGGCACTTTAATACACCCGCATGGCCAAGCGCTGGCGGATTGTGGGAAGCGGCGGTAAAAAGTACTAAACACCATCTTAAACGAGTTTTGGGAGAGCAAAAACTGACGTTTGAGGAGTTTACAACGTTACTCAATCAAATAGAAGCGTGTCTGAACTTTCGGCCGTTGTGTGCACTGACGGAGAACAAGGACGACAGCTTTTTAACTCCAGGACATTTCTTAGTAGGAGGACCACTTTTATCCCCGCCGCTGACTGACTTTGACGAACGTTGTATCAAGACGAGATGGCAGCTCACTGAGAAAATACATCGTGACTTTTGGCGAAAATGGTCGTCCGACTATTTACAACACCTACAAATTCGTTCGAAATGGAAGCATCCTCAAGAAAATATGAAGGTTAATGACATTGTTCTCATCAAAGAAGAGAACCTGCCACCGACGAAATGGGCTATGGGTCGAGTGATTGACGTTCATCCAGGAACGGATGGGCACATCAGAGTCGTGACGCTACGTACGAAGAGTGGAGAAATAAAACGACCCATAATCAAGTTGGTTCCACTTCCGGTAAACAATGAACATGACTTCTCAAAAATCACTTTGGAAAATGACGAACCGAAGAAAAATGACACCTCGACACCACATTGCGAAAAAATCGAGGTCTGCCAACTACACTGA